The DNA window ACAACAATTGCAGTTCCATGTTGATCATCGTGAAATACAGGAATATCCAGTTCTTCTTTTAATCTAGTTTCAATCTCAATACATCTAGGTGCTGAAATATCCTCTAAATTTATTCCACCAAAACTTGGTGCTAAAATTTTACAAGTTCTTATAATTTCTTCAGTATCTTGAGTGTCTAAGCATATTGGAAATGCATTAACTCCTGCGAATTCTTTAAATAAAATAGCTTTTCCTTCCATAACTGGTAATGCAGCTTCTGGTCCTATATTTCCTAACCCTAACACAGCTGACCCATCACTTATAACAGCTACCATATTTCCTTTTGAAGTATATTTATATACATCAGTTTTATTCTCTGCTATTCTTCTACAAGGTTCTGCAACACCTGGTGAATAAGCTAAACTTAGTTCTTCTTTTGAAGTTACAGCCACTTTACTAATAACTTCAATCTTTCCTTTATTCTTTTCGTGAAGTTCTAATGATTTTTCATAAACAGTCTCTTTTTTCATGATACATCTCCTCTAAAAAAATTTTTAAGTTTATACAAGAGCAATGATAACATGAAAAGTAAAATAAAAAAATTTAACAAAGATTTTAAACAATTAATTAACTTAATTAAGTTTTTGAAAAAATTATTCTGTTTTCTCATTACTATTTAGAATAAATAATTATCATATCTAAACATAAACAAAGAGTGTTATTTTTAAACTTTAAATTGAATTTTTATTCAAATAAAGTTTGAAAATTTTTTGAAAATATGTTATTCTACCAAAGACTATAAAAAATTTGGGGAGAATATTATGAAAAAGTTTTTAGGTTTACTTACTTTGGGATTAGCAATTATTTCTACAAATCTGATGGGAGCGGAGGTAACAATTCTTCATACAAATGATCTCCATGCACATGTGGAACCTTTTTTATTTAGAGGATTAGATGCTAATAGAAAAGTGGGAGGTTTTGCTAATATAACAACTTATGTAAAAAATGTAAAAGAGCAAGAAAAAGGAAAAAGAGAAGTTCTTTTTTTAGATGCAGGAGATTATTTTACAGGTCCTTATATCAGTTCTTTAACTGAAGGAGAAGCAATAATCGATATAATGAACACAATGGGATTTGATGCAGCTACTGTAGGAAATCACGAATTTGATCACGGTTGGGAAAATGGAAGAGAAAAGTTAAAGCAAGCTACCTTCCCTATAGTTTTAGGAAATGTTTATGAAGATAAAACAGGAAAACCATTTTGGGATAAACCTTATATGATAATTGAAAGAAATGGATTAAAGATAGGTGTAATTGGACTTCATGGAGTTTTTGCTTTCAATGATACTGTTGCAGCTATAATGCGTAAAGGAATCACAGCGCAAGATGAAGATGAGCATCTAAAAAAATATATTGCTGAGTTAAAGGATAAAACAGATATTGTTGTACTACTTGTTCATCAAGGAATTCCCGCAAGACAATCTTCTTTTGGTGGAGACGATGTAGAAAGAGCTCTTAAAAGAGATATTGATATGGCTAAAACGATTCCTGGAATAGATATTCTTGTAACTGGTCATGCACATCAAGGAACTCCTGAGCCAATTAAAGTAAATGATACGTTAATAGTTTCAACTAATGGTCAAGGATCTCAAGTTGGAAGATTAGATTTTACTTATGATGAAAAGACAGGGAAAATAACAAAATATAATGGAAAACTTGTTACAATTTATGATGATGAAATCACACCAGATACAAAAACTCAAGAATCTATTGATAAATGGAAAAATAAAATAGAAGGAATTACAAGTAAAGTGATTGGGCAAACAGATAAAACTTTAACACGTTCATATGGAACAGAATCTCTTCTTGGAAATCTTTTTGCAGATTCACTTATGGAAGCTGGAAAAGAGTTTGGGTCACAATTTGCTGTAACAAATAGTGGTGGTATCAGAAACGATATTGAGTCTGGAGAGATAACTTTTGGAAGTATTATAAGTGCCGCTCCATTTCCAAATGAATTAACAATTCTTGATTTAACTGGTGCACAAGTAGAAGAGATGTTTGAACACGCAGCAGGACTGACTAATGGAGTTTTACAGGTGTCATCAGAGGTTAGAATGACTTACGATCCAGAAAAAGAAGTTGGAAAAAGAATAACTAAATTAACAATTAATGGTGAAAAAATAGATAAAAATAAAAAATATAGAGTGGCCACAAATGATTTCTTAGCTAATGGTGGAGATGGATTTTCGTCATTCTTAGAGGGAACAAATAGAGTAGGTAAAGGTGGATATATGGTTTATTCTGCAATGATAGATTATATTTCAAAAAGAGGAACTGTTTCACCTCAATTAGAAGAAAGAGTTATAACAGTTAAATAATTATGTAAAATAAATGAAATGGAGAAGCTTTAGCTTCTCTTTTTTGCTATTAATGAATTTTATTTATAATATCTATATGATAATAATTTAACTTATTAAAGGTTTTTATTGGTATTTTTAGTAGTTATTATACAAGAAAAAGATTAATAGAGAATTTTTAAAAAATTTTAAATAAAAAAATAAAAATTTTTGAGGTGAATTTTATGAATCGGATAAAAAAAATAGCAATATTAATGGTAGTCTTAAGTACTATTACTATGGCGGAGATAAAAGTAGCTTATTTAGCAGGAGGATGTTTTTGGTGCACAGAGTCTGATATGGAAAAAGTTCCTGGAGTTATAAATGTAATTTCCGGATACTCTGGTGGACATGTGGAAAATCCTACATATGATCAAGTATCTAGTGGAGATACAGGACATATTGAATCGATAGAGGTAAAATATGATAGTGATAAAATTAGTTATTCTCAACTGTTACATAGTTTTTTAAAGGGAATTAATCCTACTGATGGAGATGGGCAATTTGTAGATAGAGGATATCAATATTCACCAGCTATTTTTTATCAAAATACCAATGAGAAGAATCTTGCAGAAAAGGCTTTAAATCAAATACAAAAAGAGGGACATTTTACTAAAATAAATGTCAAACTTCTTCCATTTGATAAATTCTATGTTGCAGAAGAGTATCACCAAGATTATTATAAAAAAAATCCTATAAGATATAAGTACTATAGATATCGTTCTGGTAGAGATCAATTTTTAGAAAAAGTTTGGGGAAAAAATTAAAAATTCCTTATACAAAAAAGGAAGCTTTAAAAAGGCTTCCTTTTCTATATACAAGATTTTTTATCTATTTATTCTAAAAAGAGATGCAGTATATATAATAAGACCACTCCAAATTAAAGAGAAGGTTATAACATGTACGCTTGAAAAATTCTCTCCAAATACAAACACTCCAAGTAGTAAAACCAATGTAGGGGTAAGATATTGAAAAAATCCAATAGATGATAACTTTGATAGCTTTGTCCCTAAAGAGAAAAGAAAAAGTGGGATTACTGTTACAACTCCTGCTCCCATCAATAAAATTTTATCAAAATTTGCTGCTTCTATTCCTTTTCCACCTTTAATCATTAGTAAGTATAAAATTGCAACTGGAAAATACACCAATGTTTCAATTGTTAATGCTAAAATTGGATCAATTTTGATTTTCTTTTTTGCTATACTGTACCCTGTAAAAGTTCCAGCTACTAAAAGAGAGTATAAAGGTAGCTTTTGATATATGATAGACATATAGCATACTCCTAATGTAGCTAAAATGATTGCAGTTTTTTGATATTTACTTAAAGTTTCTTTAAAGATAAATCTTCCAGCAAGAATTAAAAGCAGTGGATTTATAAAGTATCCTAAGCTAGCTTCTAAAACACGGTTACTATTAACTAAAAAGATATATGCCATCCAGTTTGCACAGTTAAATGTAGCAGCTAAAATAATATAATATATTGTTTTTTTATTTTTAAAAATCTCAACTAACTCATTTTTTTGTTTTTTTAAAATCACAAAAATAATTAGAAAGAAAAAAGACCAAATTATTCTGTGTGAAACAATCTCTAAAGCTGGAATATTTTTTAGATTTGTCCAATACAAAGGAAAAAGTCCCCATAATATAAATGCACTTAAAGAATACAACATCCCTTTTTGATTATTTTCCATTTAAATCTCCTCAATAATTTTTTATTTTAATAATAGATCTAAAAGCCCTTTTAAATTTGAAATTTCATAGGTTGGTTTAATCTCACTATCTATTGAGATCTTTTTTGGATTATATAAACATGTATCAATTCCAAAATTTATTCCACCTTTTATATCTGAACTTAAACTATCTCCAATCATTAAAATATCTGATATATTTTCTATCTGGTTGTTTTCTAAAGCTATTTTAAATATTTCAGGATTTGGTTTTGAAACTCCAACCTCCTCAGAAACTATAATATCATTGAAATATGGAGCTATTAAAGAGTTTCTAATTCTTCCATTTTGAACCTTTGTCAATCCATTGGTTATAATGAACAGTTTATATTTTCCATATAACTCCTTTATTAAATCTAAACTATCATGAAAAAGAATTGAAGATTTAGAAAGATTGTCCATATATCTATCCGCAAAATCATATGGATCAAAAGTATAGTTAAGATGATTACAATATCTTCTAAATCTCTCTATTTTTAACTCACTTTGAGTTATTTTTCCCTCCTCTAACTCTTTCCATATTTTACTGTTTATCTCTTTGTATATTGGCAAGTGGTATTCCTTATCGTAGTCAATCCCATAACCAATTAAAGTTTTTTCTAAAGCTTCCATTTCAGATGCTTTAAAATCAAATAAAGTATCGTCTGCATCAAAAATTAATGTATTGTATTTCATGATTTCACCCCGTTATTTTTTTCAGCATAATCCTTTGCAAGATTTATACTTAAAGATAAAAGAAACATACTTATTATTGTCCCTTCTCTAACATAGATTGGAAGATCTCCAACCATTGATATTCCCACTGAAATGATAAGAGAAAAAACATCTACTAAATATCTTAATTTCATAAATGAAATTTTAGTCATTTGAGATATTTTTATACACACATTTTCAAGAGGAAAAGTTATTATATTATAATATATAATAATACCTATAGACAACCCACTTATTACGGTTCCACCACTAAAAATGAAAAGCCGTTGAATATATCCAAGAGAGGATAGGCCACTAAAAATATTATATGTAAAAAAATTAATAAAACTTCCAAACATAAAAACAGAAACTCCCTGTGCCAAATATTTATATTTCTCATTAAATTTAGTTAATATCATATAGATTAGTAAAAATATTATGTTGAAAAATGTTGTTATAGTTCCAACTTTTATGTCGCTCATAGTTGCAACAGCTAAGTTCATGGAG is part of the Cetobacterium somerae genome and encodes:
- a CDS encoding bifunctional metallophosphatase/5'-nucleotidase, translating into MKKFLGLLTLGLAIISTNLMGAEVTILHTNDLHAHVEPFLFRGLDANRKVGGFANITTYVKNVKEQEKGKREVLFLDAGDYFTGPYISSLTEGEAIIDIMNTMGFDAATVGNHEFDHGWENGREKLKQATFPIVLGNVYEDKTGKPFWDKPYMIIERNGLKIGVIGLHGVFAFNDTVAAIMRKGITAQDEDEHLKKYIAELKDKTDIVVLLVHQGIPARQSSFGGDDVERALKRDIDMAKTIPGIDILVTGHAHQGTPEPIKVNDTLIVSTNGQGSQVGRLDFTYDEKTGKITKYNGKLVTIYDDEITPDTKTQESIDKWKNKIEGITSKVIGQTDKTLTRSYGTESLLGNLFADSLMEAGKEFGSQFAVTNSGGIRNDIESGEITFGSIISAAPFPNELTILDLTGAQVEEMFEHAAGLTNGVLQVSSEVRMTYDPEKEVGKRITKLTINGEKIDKNKKYRVATNDFLANGGDGFSSFLEGTNRVGKGGYMVYSAMIDYISKRGTVSPQLEERVITVK
- the rarD gene encoding EamA family transporter RarD, encoding MENNQKGMLYSLSAFILWGLFPLYWTNLKNIPALEIVSHRIIWSFFFLIIFVILKKQKNELVEIFKNKKTIYYIILAATFNCANWMAYIFLVNSNRVLEASLGYFINPLLLILAGRFIFKETLSKYQKTAIILATLGVCYMSIIYQKLPLYSLLVAGTFTGYSIAKKKIKIDPILALTIETLVYFPVAILYLLMIKGGKGIEAANFDKILLMGAGVVTVIPLFLFSLGTKLSKLSSIGFFQYLTPTLVLLLGVFVFGENFSSVHVITFSLIWSGLIIYTASLFRINR
- a CDS encoding YjjG family noncanonical pyrimidine nucleotidase, producing MKYNTLIFDADDTLFDFKASEMEALEKTLIGYGIDYDKEYHLPIYKEINSKIWKELEEGKITQSELKIERFRRYCNHLNYTFDPYDFADRYMDNLSKSSILFHDSLDLIKELYGKYKLFIITNGLTKVQNGRIRNSLIAPYFNDIIVSEEVGVSKPNPEIFKIALENNQIENISDILMIGDSLSSDIKGGINFGIDTCLYNPKKISIDSEIKPTYEISNLKGLLDLLLK